DNA sequence from the Saccopteryx leptura isolate mSacLep1 chromosome 4, mSacLep1_pri_phased_curated, whole genome shotgun sequence genome:
ttttttaagattttattcatttcggGGGGGTgggcagaagcatcaactcccacatgtgccttgaccaggcaagcccagggccccgaACCCGCGACCTCCGCGTTCCAGGTCCgcgctccatctactgcgccaccacaggtcaggccaggctccACTTCGCtgttttagttgtgcactcattggtggcttcttgtgtgtgccctgaccggggatggaacccatgacctcagtgcgcCAGGACGACACTATCCAGTGAGCCATCCAGCCCGGGCCTCTCGTCAGTTTTATGCTTTTAAGATTAAAAGTACATGTAGGGTTCATAGTTTTCAGCAAGAAGAGTGGTCTGAATTGTTAACAGAAAAGGAAGGCTGTGCTGTGTGCTTCACCCgtgcctcctctttctcttctccccgcCCTCAGCATCCTCCGGAAAGCTCTAGATAAGATTGCAGAAATCAAGTCTCTGTTGGAAGAGAGGCGGATCGGTGAGTTAGCGGACGAGGTCAGCACTCCTTGACCAAGCGGAGTGAGAGTTCCCAAGCATAGCAGTCTTGTCTTAGGGGTTGGGGGCTGTAAGGTCAGCCTGGTGTGGTGACCGCCCCTGGGTGTCTACCGGGCTCCTCGGGGCAGCCTGGGCTGGGAAAGGAATGGACGGCGCTCCCAGGGCTCAGAGGCCGGGCCTCCCGTTCTCCTCTGCAGCCCACAGGGCACCTGTCCCTCAGGTCACTCCCTCCTCTGCTGCCTCCTGACTCTGGTCCATGTTTGCTGTAGTGAAAGCCTGGCTGTGATTTGAGAGCCGTATGGGATGTCTGCAAGCCAGCCTTTCAGACGGGGTTTACACAGGGCGCTGGCCCGCctctccctggccctggccctttcAATGAACCCACAGTGGGCAGGCTCCTCGCTGTCACCCTGCCAGCTGGGTCTGGAGTTGACACAGCTCGGTGTGTGAGCCGTGCCCGAGGATGTAAGGGGTGTGTCCACATCTGATCATTCTATTACCTTGTTTAATTACAGTATGTAATAGAAAATCCATGTTAAGTGTGCATACAGCTCAGTCAGGTTTTCACTAACTGAACAATGGATGAACCAGCACCCAGATCAAAGAGCAGAACATGACCAGCACCTCAGAACCCCTTCTGCCCTTTCTACTTCCTTTCCCCGGAGGGCATCCACTCACCTGCTGTCTCACCCGGGTGCAGCCTGGCGCTCTCCTCGCCACAGGCATCTAGCGGGATGGTCAGCGGTCACATCCGGGTCCTCGGGGCTGACTCGGGGGGTGGGGCAGAGCTCCCCTGACAGCTCGGGCAGGGTGCGGGCGGGCCTGGGGCGGCACCTTCCCTCGCGCCTCAGGCGTGCGCTTGCTTCCGCAGCGGCCAAGATCGCCGGCCTGTACAATGACTCGGAGCCCCCTCGGAAGACCATGCGCAGGGGCGTGCTGATGACTCTGCTGCAGCAGTCGGCCATGACCCTGCCGCTGTGGATCGGGAAGCCTGGTGACAAGTGAGGGCAGGCCCGGGGAGGGCGGCtggccagggaggggctgggactaACGCCTGGTCCCCCCCTCAGGCCGCCTCCCCTCTGTGGGGCCATTCCTGCCTCTGGGGACTACGTGGCCAAACCTGGAGACAAGGTGGCTGCCCGGGTCAAGGCCGTGGATGGGGATGAGCAGTGGATTCTGGCCGAGGTGGTCAGTTACAGCCATGCCACCAACAAGTGAGTGGACACACCAGCCCTGTGGGAACTGGGACGGGATGTGACAGCCGGCTCCttgcctccccaaccccctcctcggTCCCCAACCTGGCCCTGCACCTGCCTGCATCGCTGTTCTTTTGTTCACCCGCAGGTATGAAGTAGATGACATTGATGAAGAGGGCAAAGAGTGAGTGTGCTGGCGGGGTGGGGGCACGGGAGGTGGCGGGAGCGAGCCCCGCCCACCACGGGTTGACCTACACGCGCCTGCCTCCAGGAGACACACTCTGAGCCGGCGACGCATCATCCCGCTGCCCCAGTGGAAGGCCAACCCTGAGACAGACCCGGAAGCCCTGTTCCAGAAGGAGCAGCTTGTGCTGGCCCTGTATCCCCAGACCACCTGCTTCTACCGCGCCCTGATCCACACGCCCCCGCAGCGGGTAAGGCGCCCCCGTGGGAGGGGCCGGCCATGCCACTGGGACCACCAACCTCACCAGATGGGCCCGGGGGTCACCTTCCCATTTCCTTCCCTCTTGTCCTCACCTTAACACCTTTACAGCCTCATTGAGCTGGAGGGTCCTGTGAGCgcccccctctcctctgacagtcTGCCCCATGCCCCCCCACCACAGCAGCCCTGTTCTCTGGGCAGTGCCCGCCCACCTGCAGAGCCTTAGCAGGCCCCGAGTGGAGTGGGCCTGATGTGTCCTCTGGGCTGACCTTACTTGTGCATTGACCTGAGAAGCCTGTGCCGTGAGAGGGAAGCGCTGTGACCCGGGCCTGTCTTCCAACCCCCCGAGTCCTTCACTGCCCTGTCACCTGGGGCTGCTTCTCCAGTTTGTGACATTGCTGGCACCCTGGTCACTTATTACCCATGACAGTTGAAAAGGCtattctcccccttcctccaggTTCCCTGCCTGCTGCCCTCTGAGTTGTCCTTGTTCCCCTTAACCTAGGGTCCCCTTCCGTTGTGGCCTGCCTGTGTGGGTGGCAGTCcccttttctttgctcttctctACTCTTGGCCCTCGGCTGCTGAGGAGAGCGCTGTAGTAGCAGGGACTGGGTTCCAGCGTCCAGACTCAGAGTGAACGTGAGGGCAGGAAAGGCTAGGAGCCCACGCTCCAAGGTTCCTCAGCTCGAGGCTGGGGTAGGGGGCTGGTGGGGGCTTGTCGGGGTGTTTCTGACCAGCCCCTCCTGTCTGCCTCCCACTGCAGCCCCAGGATGACTATTCGGTCCTGTTTGAAGACACTTCCTATGCAGATGGttactcccctcccctcaatGTGGCCCAGAGGTACGTGGTGGCTTGTAAGGAGCCCAAGAAAAAGTGAAGCCAGCTGGCAGACTCTCGGTCTCCTGCCGCCCTCAAGGGGCAGTGCGACACAGGACTATGTGAGCAAATAAATATCCTTCCCCTTTGACAGTGCCTCTTGGGTTTCCCTTTTCTAgacttctcactcctccccacaTAGGGCAAGCTGGGGAACTGGAGGCCATAGGGCCTCATTTGGTCGCAGTGGGCCTTGACTGTTTTAGCTCCGGTTTGCTTTGCTTCTAACAGAGGCACTCCATGCATCACAAATTGCATTTTATTCTTGAGATTGTCAGGCTGGCTTGTGAACACCACTCACAGCTCTGAGCGGAAGTTGAGGTTGCAGCCTGCCATCTTCTTGGCATAGTGGGCATCAAAGCGCTCATTCTGGGCCACTGTGAAGACGTTTTTCCAGTCCCCTGTGACACCTGGGGAGgcggggaaaggaggagagaggctgGAGGTCCTGGCTGCAGGGCGGCCCCAGGCAGCTCAGGGCCAGCTCTAGCAGCTGCTCCCCCTTCGCCGCTGCTCCCCTTCCCCGCAGCTCTGCCCCCCCTGGCTgcagctctgccccccccccccccgctgcagcTCCGCCCCCCCCCTGGCTGcagctccgcccccccccccccccccgctacaGCTCCGCCCCCCCGCTGCAGCTCCGCCCCCCTGGCTGCAGCTCCACCACCCCCGCCACTGCTTCCCCAGACGCCCTCACCTTTCCTCATGAAGGCAGAGACGCTGTGGTCCATGACTTCCACGGGCAGGGTGGTGTAGTTGGCCATGGGGTTCTTCTTCATCTCTTTGAATGACGTGTGCTGCACAATGTGGTCCACGGTTTCCTCTGACAGGGGGCGTCCCACAAACTCCAGAATCTTCTGAATCTCCCTTTTGGGGTTCTGGGGCAGCAGGGGGGCTCTTCAGTGGAGGTCTGGGTGGTTCATTGAACAAACAAAAGGGAGGCCTCTCTAACCTTATGGCCATTTCTGGTTTTGTCCCTTGACTCTAGTACTCTGTCCCTGGAGCAAAGTTAATTGCTTTCTGCCCTTTGATCTATTAATAAGCTTTCTGGTTCTTTATGGACGAGGGCAGGGCCAGTCCTGCCATAACCATGGCCTGGGAGCGTCAGTGGCAGTAAATGGATGATGAGTGACCGCACGTGGCCCTGACCCAGGCACTGGGAGAGCTGCTGCCCAGGTGGCACTGAAGctcggggcagggggcagggaaggTGAGGTGGGGGACCTGGGAGACTAGTGTGTGGGCTGTCATTGGGGAGGGGGCTTAGAGGGCCTTGGCAGGTCCCCATGAGGCTCCTGCCTCCCCACATGCAACGTGGAGGGAAGTGGTAGCAGGGGAGTCTCACCTCCTGTATGTCCTCGTAGAAGAGGTAGAGAACAGGGTGGGTGCGGCCCAGCTCCCACCACTCCTGCACATGCTGGTACCAGGACCCGTAGGACACtgtggggaagggcaggggcaCAGGCGGAGGTGGATGTTAGTTTTACTGCctctccactccaccccctcctccctccggAGTCAAGCCCACCTTCCCCAGCCATGAACTTGTCCAGGAAGCTTTCCCAGGTGCCAGGGTCAGGGTGCACCTTGGCCATGCGGTAGAAGTGGTAAAAGGAGACAGCCACATCCTTTGCATTGCGGGCAACATAGACCACCTGGAAAGGCAGAAGACATACTCTACCCCGCACCACGTCATCGCCACAGCACGCCGGACACTAGCCATTCTTCTAAGTACGACGTTCTGCCCTGCACAGCATCTCTGCAGGGGAGGTTCTCTCTGGGTCTGCCCAGGAGGGAAGTAGGCGTAGAGGCTAACTGCTCGAGTTCACATAGTATAGGTATGACTGAGCTGGGACCGGACCTTGTGCTGCTGCCAGAGCCCAGCCTGGCCCCAAGAACTGAATTTTACATGAATCCAGTCTGCTCGATGCCACTCTATACAGACTGGGAACAAGGCTTGCAGAATTCCTGCCAACCGCCTCCTCCACAGGCTCCGCAAAGAGCCATACTCTCACTGGCCATCTGCTCCCACCAGAGCATGAGGTTGAGGACCTCTCCGCCTTTAAGATGAAACCAGGCCTGCAGGAGTAAGGAGAcccgcctgaccgggcggtgatgcagtggatagagcttcagactgggaagtggaggacccaggttcgaaactctgaggtctcaggcttgagggcgggcttatttggtttgaggaaggctcactagcttgagcccaaggtcgctggcttgagcaaggggtcactcactctgctggagcccacctcccccacccccggtcaaggcacatatgagaaaaagcaacaatgaacaactaagggccacaacgaagaattgatgcttgtcatctctctcctttcctgtctgtctatccctctctctgtctcaataaatatataaaaccacaGAAACCAAAATacgaaacagattttaaaaaaagaagacataaggGGACCCTTCCAGAAGATAGGGCCAAAGCTGGATGCCCCAGCAGCCGTCTTCCCCGGCTTCTGCCACTCACCTTGACCTTCTGATCCAGCAGGCCCTTGGGGAGCAGAGCCAGGGGCAAGTGTGTCTTGAGGAGCCGTGGGGCTGGGGTGTCTTCCAGAACCTCGAGACCTACACCGTGGGTTGGGGGAGGTCTGGTGAGCTGGAGCCAGGGCCCTGCCCGCAGCCTCCCTCGGCCCCACATGCGACCACTCACCTGTGGGGCACCCTGGAACCTTGAACTCAATGAACGGCACCCGGATGAGGATGGAGTCTCTGTGACACTTCTCCAGGTCCCCACCGTGGTAGATCATGTCCAGGATCTCACTCACCCAGGTGGTGCCTACAGAGGAGAAGGGTGAGCAGGCCGGAGGGCGTGCCCCTGCCGGCTCAGGCAGAGACTGCAGCcccgagagggagagggggagaagaggccGGTCCTCATCACCTACCGGATTTGGGGTATGTGCTGATGAGCAGGTCGTCGGGCCTGGGTTGCCAGCTCTGCAGTGGCCCCAAAGACTCTGCAAAGTACTTGATGATAGGGATTCCTTTCACATATTCCAGTGGCGGGCGGTAGTCACCCTGGACCAGCTCCATGCTGCGAGTCGGAGGCCGGAGTAGGGCCCACCTCCCTGAACAACATCACAATGATGCCACCTGTTGAATTCTTGCTTTGTTTTAAGATAAGGAAACAGGCCCAactggcagtggctcagtggatacagcactgACCTGGAGCACTggagttgctggttcaaaaccccagacttgcccagtcaagaaacaactactaccaATTGATTCTCCCCGCttcttcctcccccgcccccacctttctaaaatcaataaataaaatcttctaaaaataaataaataaggaaacagGCTGAGGAAGGGTGAGCAACTTGCCCACTCTCACAGAGCTAATGGGAGCTGGGGCCGGTTCCCCGCCAGGTGTGATGCGGCCACAACTCTGCACTGCACCTGGAATCTACCTGCAGAGCTTTTAAAAACCCTGCTTCCGGTGCCACGTTCCAAGCCAATTAAATGGCTCTCAGGGCAGAACCCAGGCCCCATGTTTGGAAGCTCTCCAGGAGATTGCAATATGCACTTGAGGAAGGTCCTACTCGGAGCCCCACCCAGTGTTCTTCCACTGCTTGCTGCGTGCCGGTCTCATTCCCGTGGGCTCCCTCCGTCCTTC
Encoded proteins:
- the SGF29 gene encoding SAGA-associated factor 29 isoform X1 — protein: MALVSADSRIAELLTELHQLIKQTQEERSRSEHNLVNIQKTHERMQTENKRSDSGVQDAAPQTGSRPSPTPLSPCAYSVVSPYYRTKLRGLYTTAKADAEAECNILRKALDKIAEIKSLLEERRIAAKIAGLYNDSEPPRKTMRRGVLMTLLQQSAMTLPLWIGKPGDKPPPLCGAIPASGDYVAKPGDKVAARVKAVDGDEQWILAEVVSYSHATNKYEVDDIDEEGKERHTLSRRRIIPLPQWKANPETDPEALFQKEQLVLALYPQTTCFYRALIHTPPQRPQDDYSVLFEDTSYADGYSPPLNVAQRYVVACKEPKKK
- the SGF29 gene encoding SAGA-associated factor 29 isoform X2, with product MALVSADSRIAELLTELHQLIKQTQEERSRSEHNLVNIQKTHERMQTENKISPYYRTKLRGLYTTAKADAEAECNILRKALDKIAEIKSLLEERRIAAKIAGLYNDSEPPRKTMRRGVLMTLLQQSAMTLPLWIGKPGDKPPPLCGAIPASGDYVAKPGDKVAARVKAVDGDEQWILAEVVSYSHATNKYEVDDIDEEGKERHTLSRRRIIPLPQWKANPETDPEALFQKEQLVLALYPQTTCFYRALIHTPPQRPQDDYSVLFEDTSYADGYSPPLNVAQRYVVACKEPKKK
- the SULT1A3 gene encoding sulfotransferase 1A3 is translated as MELVQGDYRPPLEYVKGIPIIKYFAESLGPLQSWQPRPDDLLISTYPKSGTTWVSEILDMIYHGGDLEKCHRDSILIRVPFIEFKVPGCPTGLEVLEDTPAPRLLKTHLPLALLPKGLLDQKVKVVYVARNAKDVAVSFYHFYRMAKVHPDPGTWESFLDKFMAGEVSYGSWYQHVQEWWELGRTHPVLYLFYEDIQENPKREIQKILEFVGRPLSEETVDHIVQHTSFKEMKKNPMANYTTLPVEVMDHSVSAFMRKGVTGDWKNVFTVAQNERFDAHYAKKMAGCNLNFRSEL